A genomic window from Pocillopora verrucosa isolate sample1 chromosome 7, ASM3666991v2, whole genome shotgun sequence includes:
- the LOC131778576 gene encoding uncharacterized protein, with translation MFRPEKEFDGKRLVNHVIRIVEVTVREFCETMCYIEPDCVSINLHKRAGGRGVYRCELNNVTHEGHEDELTNNASYFYRAAESACARNSCKYKAACRSGYINVGCYCLCPAGFSDRTCEKGPATCKEVHDKKQIQESTLVTLLLDSKPLSVLCQVGDFGCGDGGWTPVMKIDGNKKTFHYSSSYWTDRNEYNSPGEETGFDENEKKLPTYWNTSFSRICLGMKIDQQLRFIVVNKQADSLYSLIANGKYRETSLGRNTWKEMVGANASLQKNCNKEGFNVVCQATDSPKARIGIVSNQQNDCNTCNSRIGFGTGGKPDDSNTCGNEAN, from the exons ATGTTCAGGCCTGAAAAAGAGTTTGATGGCAAACGCCTCGTGAACCACGTGATTCGCATCGTTGAAGTCACGGTGAGGGAGTTTTGTGAAACTATGTGTTATATAGAACCCGACTGTGTGAGCATTAACCTTCATAAACGAGCGGGTGGACGTGGAGTGTACAGATGTGAATTGAATAATGTCACCCATGAAGGACACGAAGACGAGTTAACGAATAATGCAAGTTATTTTTATCGTGCAGCTGAG AGTGCCTGTGCAAGAAACTCTTGCAAATACAAAGCCGCTTGTCGAAGCGGTTATATCAACGTTGGATGTTACTGCTTGTGTCCCGCTGGATTTAGCGATCGAACTTGTGAAAAAG GACCCGCGACTTGCAAGGAAGTTCATGACAAGAAACA AATACAAGAAAGTACTTTGGTTACGCTCCTTCTCGACTCTAAACCACTCTCTGTTCTTTGTCAAGTGGGTGATTTTGGATGTGGAGATGGAGGGTGGACACCGGTAATGAAGATTGATGGCAATAAG AAAACCTTCCATTATAGCAGCTCTTACTGGACTGACAGAAACGAATACAACTCTCCTGGAGAGGAGACTGGgtttgacgaaaatgaaaagaaattaccCACCTACTGGAACACTTCGTTTTCTAGGATCTGTCTTGGTATGAAGATCGATCAACAGCTCAGGTTCATTGTCGTCAACAAGCAGGCCGACTCTTTGTACTCACTAATCGCTAATGGGAAATACCGCGAAACGTCACTGGGTCGCAACACTTGGAAGGAGATGGTTGGTGCAAATGCTTCTCTGCAGAAAAACTGCAACAAGGAAGGTTTCAATGTTGTTTGTCAGGCCACAGACTCCCCTAAAGCCAGGATTGGTATTGTTAGCAACCAACAGAACGACTGCAACACATGCAACTCAAGGATCGGCTTTGGTACAGGAGGAAAACCTGATGATTCAAACACGTGTGGCAATGAAGCAAACTAG
- the LOC131778600 gene encoding uncharacterized protein, producing MPAGSIYYHFKRALLSMGFTEISEGIFMPCPTGTFSKFSGEEIQKCVECPPGGFYSDTLGYVAEGCKKCPKGSYVAYDKRPGKSVLDCKTCPLGTESDFFAGYRACQCLIEHYRTHLFHGCYKCNQKSGLICQDDYASLKRGHWWQWRNESYKYRYKDFIKNLLASLPALDEFSVQYPHPIPTPYKCPVEDSCKGGLDSECALGYEGPLCAVCSSGYYKQLKPCIKCPSKPWILGQMSVIATIVFLIIAFAVWKRRQKSGRTRGQFLIDSILSKLKIVIGFYQVTHGLLEAFSYIKWPDSLQDVAKYSGILQMNFLQVSPIHCLSSGLSMDAFGDLSLILSINATVIALSFLVYGFRKVCIIRNRSLENEERLNKISETKELVCRNLFFFLYVTYLSTCTKTANVLPFACRKLCKDENEDSCNEYLKADYSIKCHGPMYSQFEIVAYISTTYIFALPTASFIALWRHRKVLPTSTSGEPAYDSEAVAGLRFLFENYKSRSWYWELVETSRKIILTSVLILVGQQSRSYIGLAWVVAGMYGVLFSWIKPIQDSFENRLMTTSLAVTVVNLGVGAVSRIPVENVSKDFDINTDTLAMKILILGANSLVLGLLVVQYLVYLHQYFNEWRKNPQWSFSCCLALLLPLNDMQGDVQGVVGTNILDTQLETGMIDKPSIADCVQDSGALSFALAPAEGEGYHVAHLESQEQIHIGTSKRSLVKSNRGTQTDLFTPSAYVVTAQQSFQDTFM from the exons ATGCCAGCCGGATCAATCTACTACCATTTTAAACGCGCTCTGCTGTCCATGGGGTTTACGGAAATATCTGAGGGAATTTTTATGCCCTGTCCGACAgggacattttcaaaattttcaggGGAAGAAATCCAAAAGTGCGTGGAGTGTCCTCCTG GTGGATTTTACTCAGATACTCTTGGCTACGTGGCAGAAGGCTGTAAAAAATGTCCCAAAGGTTCCTATGTCGCTTACGACAAAAGGCCAGGAAAATCAGTTTTAGATTGCAAGACATGCCCCCTCG GAACGGAAAGTGACTTTTTCGCTGGATATCGTGCTTGTCAATGTTTGATAGAACACTATCGAACCCATCTATTTCACGGGTGTTACAAATGTAACCAGAAAAGTGGACTGATATGTCAGGATGATTATGCTTCATTGAAACGTGGTCATTGGTGGCAATGGCGCAACGAATCGTACAAATATCGTTACAAAGATTTCATAAAGAATCTCCTGGCGTCATTACCAGCTCTCGATGAATTCTCCGTGCAGTATCCTCATCCTATTCCGACGCCGTACAAGTGTCCAGTGGAAGACTCCTGCAAAGGTGGTTTGGACTCAGAATGCGCACTTGGATACGAGGGCCCTCTCTGTGCAGTTTGCAGCTCAGGATACTACAAGCAGTTAAAACCCTGCATTAAATGTCCTTCAAAGCCGTGGATTTTGGGACAGATGTCGGTGATTGCTACGATAGTATTTTTAATCATTGCTTTTGCCGTGTGGAAGAGAAGGCAGAAGAGTGGGAGGACAAGAGGACAGTTTTTAATAGACTCAATCCTGTCCAAACTAAAAATCGTCATCGGCTTTTATCAGGTTACGCATGGCCTGCTCGAAGCATTTTCCTATATTAAATGGCCAGATTCGCTTCAGGATGTAGCAAAGTATTCGGGGATACTGCAAATGAATTTTCTTCAGGTTTCTCCCATTCACTGTCTTTCCTCAGGATTGTCGATGGACGCCTTCGGAGATCTGTCATTAATTCTTTCAATTAATGCCACTGTCATCGCCCTATCTTTTCTGGTTTATGGTTTTCGCAAGGTATGTATCATCAGAAACAGAAGCttggaaaatgaagaaaggcTGAATAAGATATCAGAGACCAAAGAACTTGTGtgcagaaatttgtttttctttctatatGTTACTTACCTGAGTACTTGCACAAAGACAGCTAATGTTCTACCATTCGCGTGCAGGAAACTCTGcaaagatgaaaatgaagattcGTGCAACGAATACCTAAAAGCCGACTACAGCATCAAGTGCCATGGACCAATGTATAGCCAATTCGAAATTGTTGCCTACATTTCAACTACTTACATCTTTGCATTACCAACCGCCTCATTCATCGCTCTCTGGAGACATCGAAAAGTATTACCGACATCAACATCTGGTGAACCGGCCTATGATTCAGAGGCAGTTGCAGGATTGCGCTTCCTTTTCGAAAACTATAAATCTCGTTCGTGGTATTGGGAACTGGTTGAAACGTCTCGCAAAATAATCCTCACATCAGTCCTCATTCTAGTGGGACAACAGAGCAGATCGTACATTGGCTTGGCATGGGTCGTTGCTGGAATGTATGGAGTCCTTTTCTCCTGGATTAAACCCATACAGGACTCGTTCGAGAACAGGTTGATGACGACGTCCCTCGCCGTCACCGTTGTGAATTTGGGTGTGGGAGCAGTGAGCAGGATTCCGGTTGAGAATGTTTCAAAGGATTTCGACATAAACACTGATACCCTGGCAATGAAGATCTTGATACTTGGAGCGAATTCTCTGGTCCTTGGTCTACTTGTTG TCCAGTATTTGGTATATTTGCATCAGTACTTCAATGAATGGCGAAAAAACCCGCAATGGTCTTTCTCGTGCTGCCTGGCTCTGCTTCTTCCTCTAAATGACATGCAGGGAGACGTTCAAGGTGTGGTTGGTACGAATATCCTTGACACCCAGCTAGAAACAGGAATGATAGACAAACCGTCCATTGCTGATTGCGTTCAAGATAGCGGAGCCTTAAGTTTCGCTCTAGCCCCTGCAGAAGGCGAAGGCTATCATGTTGCTCATTTGGAATCACAGGAGCAAATCCATATTGGTACGAGTAAGCGTAGCCTGGTAAAATCTAATCGTGGGACACAAACGGACTTGTTTACGCCATCAGCGTATGTTGTAACTGCACAACAATCATTTCAAGACACGTTTATGTAG